From the genome of Lentimonas sp. CC4, one region includes:
- a CDS encoding arylsulfatase — protein MCKKQTRLFSYAVALLATLAGVTHSWAGDTRPNVLILYADDMGYGDLAIQNPASKIPTPNLDKLAEQGMRFTDGHSSSGICTPSRYALLTGRYHWRDFHGIVQAFGNSVFKAEQLTLPEMLQEEGYHTAAIGKWHLGWDWSSIRKPGKRGRGFEDFDWEKPIADGPLAHGFDHYFGDTVINFPPYAWIQDDRMLQIPDMQKDDDLWKPLKEGKWECRSGPMVKGWDPYDVLPEMTRRAVTYIEGRKDETEPFFLYFAFPSPHAPIVPAEEFEGSSQAGPYGDFVVQTDWTCGQLLQALETAGLSDNTIVIFTADNGSEHYAYPRALKYDHWSSEPFRGAKRDIYEGGHHVPFVVKWPGVIKPASVSEALISQVDLMATLGASINRSIPEGEAADSQNLLPVLKGEATSVRRNMVHNTNEKAFAVRQGDWVLIAAKSGNHNGKRAAEFETKRGYTSGGNHAVELYNLREDPSQHKNLSKEYPEKVRTLQTLLKDIQDQS, from the coding sequence ATGTGCAAAAAACAAACTAGACTATTTTCATACGCTGTTGCGCTGTTAGCGACTCTCGCTGGTGTCACTCACTCCTGGGCAGGCGATACGCGCCCGAATGTGCTGATCCTTTATGCTGACGATATGGGCTATGGGGATTTGGCAATTCAGAATCCAGCTTCGAAGATTCCAACACCCAACCTGGACAAGCTGGCCGAGCAAGGAATGCGTTTTACGGACGGCCATTCATCCTCGGGTATTTGCACCCCGAGTCGCTATGCGCTGTTGACGGGGCGTTACCACTGGCGGGATTTTCATGGCATTGTCCAGGCGTTCGGAAACAGTGTGTTTAAAGCAGAGCAATTGACGCTGCCAGAGATGTTACAAGAGGAGGGCTATCATACCGCTGCAATCGGAAAGTGGCATTTAGGCTGGGACTGGTCATCCATACGCAAGCCAGGCAAACGAGGACGAGGTTTTGAAGATTTTGATTGGGAAAAGCCGATTGCCGATGGCCCGCTAGCGCATGGCTTTGATCATTACTTTGGGGATACCGTGATTAACTTTCCTCCCTACGCGTGGATTCAAGATGATCGGATGCTGCAGATTCCTGACATGCAGAAGGATGATGACTTATGGAAGCCATTGAAGGAAGGGAAGTGGGAGTGCCGTTCAGGTCCGATGGTTAAAGGCTGGGATCCTTATGATGTTTTGCCGGAAATGACACGACGAGCAGTTACTTACATCGAGGGGCGCAAGGATGAGACAGAGCCGTTCTTCCTGTATTTTGCATTCCCGTCACCGCACGCGCCGATTGTTCCGGCAGAAGAATTTGAAGGCAGCTCTCAAGCTGGACCCTATGGTGATTTTGTGGTGCAGACGGACTGGACTTGTGGGCAGTTGTTACAAGCGCTGGAGACGGCTGGTTTGTCGGATAATACGATTGTTATTTTTACCGCGGATAACGGATCTGAGCATTACGCGTATCCACGCGCGTTGAAATATGACCACTGGTCGTCGGAACCGTTTCGTGGCGCGAAGCGTGATATTTATGAAGGCGGCCACCACGTGCCGTTCGTCGTTAAATGGCCTGGAGTGATCAAGCCCGCGAGTGTGTCGGAGGCTCTCATCTCGCAAGTCGATCTCATGGCGACCCTTGGTGCTTCGATCAACCGCTCAATACCGGAAGGAGAAGCGGCGGATTCTCAAAATTTGCTCCCAGTCTTGAAGGGCGAGGCGACATCCGTGCGGCGAAATATGGTGCATAACACGAATGAAAAAGCGTTCGCCGTGCGGCAGGGCGACTGGGTGTTGATTGCTGCGAAGTCCGGTAATCATAACGGCAAGCGTGCCGCCGAGTTTGAAACGAAACGAGGCTATACCTCTGGGGGCAACCATGCTGTAGAACTCTACAATCTCCGTGAAGATCCGTCGCAGCACAAGAATCTGTCAAAAGAGTATCCAGAAAAAGTGAGGACACTGCAAACCTTACTGAAGGACATCCAGGATCAAAGCTGA
- a CDS encoding Gfo/Idh/MocA family oxidoreductase, which translates to MKHLNNTPRRSFLKKSALAAGAILGAPMILRAETLGNGSKAAANSRMGIGFIGTGLIAQGHLKSFAGMKDLQAVAACDVRQSKLQDALKTLSAKGATSVMSTNYYEELLQNPDVDIVCIATPDHWHAAIAIEAMKAGKDVYVEKPMTLTVEEGKAVLAAEQKYGRILQVGSQQRSSAHFRIAANLVRNGKIGEVKEIYVKLGAFPQPPQDAQVKPVPDGFDYDRWIGPTPFYEYTDERVKSQYSGGWRCYWDYGSRKFGDWGAHHFDIIQWALGRDDSGPVEFIPKGFNGAEHHHYRYADGITVWRDKQPDHGHMIRFIGTEGEVHVSRGKIATMPKELVRYRLTDSDIQVYESKNHRQNFIDCVKSREPTICPASVGHRSGSICQLAAIAERQGRSIEWDPAAQQILGDAEAQSMQDRPRRKGYELPS; encoded by the coding sequence ATGAAACACCTCAATAATACCCCACGTCGTTCCTTCCTTAAAAAGTCTGCACTTGCCGCGGGCGCGATACTGGGAGCCCCGATGATACTCCGAGCTGAAACGCTCGGTAATGGCTCAAAAGCCGCAGCCAATTCCCGAATGGGCATCGGTTTCATAGGCACTGGCCTGATTGCGCAAGGGCACCTCAAAAGCTTTGCTGGAATGAAGGATCTACAGGCGGTCGCTGCCTGTGATGTTCGCCAGTCCAAACTGCAGGATGCGCTCAAGACCTTATCGGCTAAAGGTGCGACATCCGTCATGAGCACCAACTACTACGAGGAGCTCTTGCAGAATCCTGATGTTGATATCGTGTGCATTGCAACGCCCGACCACTGGCACGCTGCAATCGCGATTGAAGCGATGAAGGCGGGCAAGGATGTCTATGTGGAGAAACCGATGACGCTGACTGTCGAAGAAGGCAAAGCGGTGCTCGCTGCGGAGCAGAAGTATGGTCGCATTCTGCAAGTTGGCTCTCAACAACGCTCTTCGGCACATTTCCGTATCGCAGCGAACTTGGTGCGCAATGGGAAGATCGGTGAGGTCAAAGAGATTTACGTAAAACTCGGAGCATTCCCTCAACCGCCTCAAGATGCGCAAGTGAAGCCGGTTCCAGATGGGTTTGATTATGATCGCTGGATCGGCCCCACACCTTTCTACGAATACACCGATGAACGCGTTAAATCGCAATACTCTGGCGGTTGGCGCTGCTACTGGGACTATGGTAGCCGCAAGTTCGGTGACTGGGGTGCGCACCACTTCGACATCATTCAATGGGCACTTGGTCGCGATGATTCCGGGCCTGTCGAGTTTATCCCTAAGGGCTTCAACGGCGCCGAGCATCATCACTATCGTTACGCCGACGGCATTACCGTCTGGCGCGACAAGCAGCCAGATCATGGGCATATGATCCGTTTCATCGGAACTGAGGGGGAAGTCCATGTCAGTCGCGGCAAAATTGCCACGATGCCAAAAGAACTCGTCCGCTACCGATTGACCGATAGCGACATCCAAGTCTACGAGTCTAAGAATCATCGTCAGAACTTTATCGATTGCGTGAAGTCCCGTGAGCCGACGATTTGCCCAGCTTCTGTGGGGCACCGTTCCGGTAGTATCTGCCAACTTGCCGCGATCGCTGAACGTCAGGGACGCTCGATCGAATGGGATCCTGCTGCACAGCAGATTCTTGGGGATGCGGAAGCCCAATCCATGCAGGATCGTCCACGGCGTAAGGGCTATGAACTGCCGAGCTAA